The following are encoded in a window of Microvirga ossetica genomic DNA:
- a CDS encoding DegT/DnrJ/EryC1/StrS family aminotransferase codes for MIPIASPLIGKEEADAAASVVLSGWLTQGPQILAFESEFAASVEADHACAVANCTVALHLALMAIGVGPGAEVIMASHTFIASANAVRQCGGIPVFIDIDPVTFTMDPDKIAPAITSRTKAIMCIHQMGMPCDMERILPIARAYGLKVIEDAACAIGSEIQIGGVWQRIGYPHGDVACFSLHPRKLLTVGDGGVLTTSDPEFDRIFRLGRQHGMSVPDTVRHNSSIVVIEEYPIAGFNYRLTDVQGAIGRVQLKRLDAIVARRRELATVYKRMLAEVPGVTPPAEPTWARTNWQSYCVRLPDGANQVALMQQMLDQGIATRRGIMCVHLERAYADLELRFPLPESERARDRCILLPLFHSMTDDEQRHVVSALKDALSNCLEQSGSI; via the coding sequence ATGATCCCGATCGCTTCTCCACTCATAGGGAAGGAGGAGGCTGATGCGGCCGCGTCTGTCGTGCTCTCGGGATGGCTGACGCAAGGCCCTCAAATCTTGGCCTTCGAGTCGGAGTTTGCGGCTTCTGTCGAAGCCGACCACGCTTGCGCTGTGGCCAATTGCACGGTAGCTCTTCACTTGGCACTCATGGCAATAGGTGTCGGTCCCGGCGCTGAAGTCATCATGGCCAGCCACACGTTTATTGCCTCGGCAAATGCGGTTCGCCAATGTGGAGGTATTCCGGTCTTCATCGATATCGATCCAGTGACCTTCACAATGGATCCAGACAAGATTGCGCCAGCTATAACTTCGAGAACAAAAGCTATTATGTGCATCCACCAGATGGGGATGCCGTGTGACATGGAGCGTATCCTGCCGATTGCGCGGGCGTATGGTCTTAAGGTGATAGAGGATGCTGCCTGTGCCATTGGCTCGGAGATCCAAATCGGTGGAGTGTGGCAGCGGATTGGATATCCGCATGGTGATGTGGCCTGTTTCTCACTCCACCCTCGCAAACTCTTAACCGTCGGCGATGGAGGAGTGCTGACGACGTCAGACCCGGAGTTCGACCGGATCTTCCGACTCGGGCGACAGCATGGGATGAGCGTTCCGGATACGGTCCGCCACAACAGTTCAATCGTTGTTATCGAGGAGTATCCTATTGCTGGCTTCAACTACCGCCTGACGGATGTGCAAGGGGCTATTGGACGGGTGCAACTCAAAAGACTTGATGCCATCGTTGCCCGGAGACGCGAACTTGCAACTGTTTACAAGCGTATGCTCGCCGAGGTTCCAGGTGTTACCCCGCCAGCCGAGCCGACCTGGGCCCGTACGAACTGGCAGAGCTACTGTGTCCGTCTTCCGGACGGTGCCAATCAAGTCGCACTGATGCAGCAAATGCTCGACCAGGGTATCGCAACACGGCGAGGCATTATGTGTGTTCACCTCGAACGAGCTTATGCAGATCTAGAGCTACGCTTTCCACTGCCCGAGTCCGAAAGAGCTAGGGACCGCTGCATTCTCCTGCCTCTCTTCCATTCCATGACGGATGATGAACAGCGGCACGTCGTTTCAGCACTGAAAGACGCCTTGTCGAATTGCCTGGAGCAGAGCGGATCTATTTAG
- a CDS encoding glucuronosyltransferase, producing the protein MGPEKVMGPEKVRRKILAISSGGGHWVQLCRLRAAFCDCDVVYASVDPIYAEDVPGQRLYIVCNATRRDKFALPVLVAQLFLILLRERPEVVVTTGAAPALIALALAKLVFRSRTIWIDSIANCEHLSTSGALARKFSDAWLTQWPQLARTDGPEYWGAVL; encoded by the coding sequence ATGGGACCGGAAAAAGTCATGGGACCGGAAAAAGTGCGGCGAAAGATTCTGGCAATTTCCTCCGGGGGAGGGCATTGGGTTCAGCTGTGCCGTCTCAGGGCAGCCTTTTGCGACTGCGACGTCGTTTATGCAAGCGTTGACCCGATCTATGCTGAGGATGTTCCAGGCCAACGGTTGTACATTGTTTGTAACGCGACACGGCGTGACAAATTTGCGCTGCCTGTTCTCGTTGCTCAGCTCTTCCTCATCCTTCTTAGGGAGCGCCCGGAAGTGGTCGTTACTACAGGAGCCGCGCCAGCCCTGATTGCGCTCGCCCTCGCAAAGTTAGTCTTCCGCTCAAGGACGATATGGATCGATAGCATTGCCAACTGCGAGCACTTGTCCACATCGGGTGCTTTGGCGCGCAAGTTCTCAGACGCTTGGCTGACACAATGGCCGCAGCTTGCGCGAACCGACGGGCCGGAATACTGGGGGGCAGTGCTTTGA
- a CDS encoding glycosyltransferase encodes MAAACANRRAGILGGSALIFVTVGSLFPFDRLTRTMDNWAYLHPNEKVIAQVGGSEYEPKHMEWVSKISPGEFRARVKDASVIVAHAGMGTIITAVENGRPIVLLPRRAALAEHTTDHQLHTANWLKDRPGIFVCRAENDLDSMIAKATTAAASEKWSISNAAPLEMTERIRQFIASAPQRSGWRGFLLRS; translated from the coding sequence ATGGCCGCAGCTTGCGCGAACCGACGGGCCGGAATACTGGGGGGCAGTGCTTTGATCTTTGTCACCGTCGGCTCATTATTTCCTTTTGACCGCCTAACCCGAACCATGGACAATTGGGCTTACCTGCATCCAAATGAGAAAGTTATTGCTCAAGTGGGAGGCAGCGAGTATGAGCCAAAGCACATGGAGTGGGTTTCAAAGATCTCCCCTGGCGAGTTCCGAGCGAGAGTCAAGGACGCCTCAGTTATTGTGGCGCATGCCGGGATGGGAACAATAATCACAGCAGTCGAAAACGGTCGCCCCATTGTTTTACTCCCACGCCGAGCCGCCCTCGCGGAGCATACGACCGATCACCAGCTGCATACGGCGAATTGGCTGAAGGACAGGCCAGGTATTTTCGTCTGCAGGGCAGAGAATGATCTCGATTCGATGATTGCGAAGGCCACTACCGCTGCTGCAAGTGAAAAGTGGAGTATCTCGAACGCGGCACCCCTGGAAATGACGGAGCGCATTCGGCAGTTTATAGCCAGCGCTCCTCAAAGATCGGGGTGGCGGGGATTTCTATTGCGAAGCTAG
- a CDS encoding glycosyltransferase gives MQAFISRDPLVSVIIPHLNEPDDLRRCLRALDAQKADGFNFEIIVVDNGSRELPEEICAGVKLERELIPGPGPARNRGAEVARAEILAFIDADCIADDGWIRGIVEFFDAHRDVHCLGGDIRVAPTSSGPPTETEAYENIFSYQVQRYVKRDHFAATGNMAVRRRAFEAVGPFGGIAIREDNDWGLRATALGFRIAYVSQVRVFTPPCKSFAELARRWDRLVAHEFQEIGAHPSSRAKWLARSFAIAISPLAEVPSIIRSDRVTGFRECWLAWTCLTRIRLYRAQRMLDLIRRGDPTRIAEGWNRD, from the coding sequence ATGCAGGCGTTTATTAGTCGTGACCCGCTGGTCAGCGTAATTATCCCTCATCTGAACGAGCCGGACGACCTGCGCCGGTGCCTCAGAGCGCTGGACGCGCAGAAAGCAGACGGCTTCAACTTCGAGATCATTGTGGTCGACAACGGCTCTCGAGAACTGCCTGAGGAGATCTGCGCGGGCGTCAAACTTGAACGGGAACTCATCCCCGGTCCTGGTCCAGCCCGGAACCGCGGCGCTGAAGTAGCGCGCGCGGAGATTCTAGCCTTTATCGATGCTGATTGCATTGCCGATGACGGATGGATTCGTGGCATCGTTGAATTCTTCGATGCTCACCGTGATGTACATTGTCTCGGTGGCGACATCCGGGTTGCACCTACTTCGTCTGGTCCTCCGACTGAGACAGAGGCCTACGAGAATATCTTCAGCTATCAGGTACAGCGTTATGTCAAGCGGGACCATTTTGCTGCAACCGGCAACATGGCCGTTCGAAGAAGAGCCTTCGAAGCCGTGGGTCCCTTCGGTGGAATAGCGATTCGAGAGGACAACGATTGGGGACTGCGGGCAACAGCACTGGGTTTTCGCATCGCCTACGTATCGCAGGTCCGCGTTTTCACTCCTCCGTGCAAGTCCTTCGCAGAACTCGCGCGCCGCTGGGATCGTCTAGTTGCCCATGAGTTCCAAGAGATTGGAGCTCATCCCAGTAGTCGTGCCAAATGGTTGGCACGTAGCTTCGCCATAGCAATCTCACCGCTCGCAGAAGTCCCCTCGATCATTCGCTCGGACCGGGTTACCGGTTTCCGGGAATGCTGGCTTGCATGGACCTGCCTCACCCGCATCCGTCTTTATCGCGCACAGCGAATGCTTGACTTGATAAGAAGGGGCGATCCCACACGAATAGCCGAAGGCTGGAATCGGGACTAA
- a CDS encoding helix-turn-helix domain-containing protein, which translates to MQRAQIIWRASFVESASAIAARAGLDGETVRKRIHRFNPEGLDALKDRQRSGRPPTYSAEQTAAVIATALSKPQTLGLPFAAWTLDRLAAYLHEQKGIAIQRSRIDEILLHEGLRWRKHETWFGERVDWAPSDGPTDAREWAQGPAEASLQAHH; encoded by the coding sequence GTGCAACGTGCGCAAATCATCTGGCGGGCCAGTTTCGTCGAGAGCGCCTCTGCGATTGCAGCCCGGGCTGGGCTGGATGGCGAGACTGTGCGCAAGCGCATCCACCGCTTCAATCCAGAAGGACTGGACGCTCTCAAGGACAGACAGCGCTCGGGTCGCCCGCCGACGTATTCGGCCGAGCAAACCGCCGCCGTGATCGCCACCGCGTTGAGCAAGCCTCAGACGCTCGGGCTGCCGTTTGCCGCCTGGACGCTTGATCGGCTGGCCGCCTATCTGCACGAGCAGAAAGGCATCGCGATCCAGCGCAGTCGCATTGACGAGATCCTGCTCCACGAGGGCCTGCGCTGGCGCAAGCACGAGACCTGGTTCGGCGAGCGGGTCGATTGGGCGCCGTCGGACGGCCCGACTGATGCGCGAGAATGGGCTCAAGGCCCGGCAGAAGCGTCGCTTCAAGCGCACCACTGA
- a CDS encoding glycosyltransferase family 2 protein, giving the protein MTPNLNPCPSISVVVVTYNSAEVLRGLLDSLPTGLDGVSKFEVVVVDNASSDQSTDIALAHPISPKVIDMGRNAGYAAGINAAETVIPQDRAVLILNPDIRLRPGAAWILLERAADPKVGVAVPQILNEDGTVALSLRREPSIATAWTDALLGGRYSARLGTSETIGDLRVYRQDGLIDWATGAALLVTPQARRIVGRWDESFFLYSEEVDYLQRVRECGLTVAYSHKAKVTHIGGDYQKNPRLYALLVSNRIRYFRRHHGTLATAVFRLAILVGAAMRYVLGPSYRAVFRAALVPVKPPR; this is encoded by the coding sequence ATGACACCCAATTTGAACCCTTGTCCCTCCATATCGGTTGTAGTCGTCACGTATAACAGCGCTGAGGTTCTACGGGGCCTACTCGACTCCTTGCCGACAGGTCTCGACGGTGTCTCTAAATTCGAGGTAGTGGTTGTGGATAATGCATCCAGCGATCAAAGCACCGATATTGCGCTTGCCCATCCAATAAGCCCGAAAGTCATCGATATGGGGCGCAATGCCGGCTACGCAGCCGGCATCAACGCTGCGGAGACAGTCATCCCTCAGGATCGCGCCGTGTTGATTCTGAATCCCGATATTCGCTTACGGCCCGGAGCGGCATGGATCCTGCTCGAACGCGCGGCTGATCCTAAGGTCGGCGTCGCTGTTCCGCAGATACTAAACGAAGATGGGACTGTTGCCCTGTCTCTGCGCCGTGAGCCTTCGATCGCGACGGCTTGGACAGACGCTCTGCTAGGGGGAAGATACTCAGCCCGCCTGGGGACCAGCGAAACGATTGGTGATCTGCGGGTCTATAGGCAGGATGGATTAATCGACTGGGCAACGGGGGCAGCCTTGCTCGTTACGCCACAGGCCCGCCGCATCGTCGGTAGGTGGGACGAGTCATTCTTTCTCTACAGTGAAGAAGTCGATTACCTCCAAAGAGTGCGGGAATGTGGTCTGACTGTCGCGTATTCTCACAAAGCTAAGGTTACGCACATCGGCGGAGACTACCAAAAAAACCCAAGGCTTTACGCACTGCTGGTAAGCAATCGAATTCGCTATTTTCGGCGCCACCATGGGACATTAGCAACCGCAGTGTTCCGATTAGCCATTCTGGTAGGAGCTGCAATGCGATACGTGCTAGGCCCCTCCTATCGAGCCGTTTTCCGCGCGGCCCTCGTTCCAGTTAAACCGCCACGTTAA
- a CDS encoding transposase, which yields MALIEETLKPGANVSAIARQAGISPAQLFGWRRKAMQAGVVQGESHEQRLGFVEVTPTSSSMIEIVVADVVVRVGADIDQNHLVKILRAVRQA from the coding sequence ATGGCTCTGATCGAGGAGACCCTGAAGCCTGGGGCCAATGTGTCGGCCATCGCGCGCCAGGCTGGGATCTCGCCAGCACAACTGTTCGGCTGGCGCCGCAAGGCGATGCAGGCTGGTGTTGTCCAAGGCGAGTCCCATGAGCAGCGGCTCGGATTCGTTGAAGTCACGCCGACATCCTCCTCGATGATTGAGATTGTTGTCGCGGACGTGGTGGTTCGCGTTGGTGCGGATATTGATCAGAACCACCTGGTCAAAATCCTTCGAGCGGTGCGTCAGGCATGA
- the tnpB gene encoding IS66 family insertion sequence element accessory protein TnpB (TnpB, as the term is used for proteins encoded by IS66 family insertion elements, is considered an accessory protein, since TnpC, encoded by a neighboring gene, is a DDE family transposase.), whose amino-acid sequence MIPAGVKVFLASHPVDFRKGPDGLLALVREAGSDPFSGALYVFRAKRADRVKIVWWDGTGVVLYSKRLEKAHFCWPRIGPHRVQLNHAQLLALVDGMDWKRVHAVTVRAPQSIG is encoded by the coding sequence ATGATCCCGGCCGGCGTGAAGGTGTTCCTGGCCAGCCACCCGGTGGACTTCCGCAAAGGACCGGACGGGCTTCTGGCGCTGGTGCGCGAGGCCGGATCTGATCCCTTCAGTGGGGCTCTTTACGTCTTCCGGGCCAAGCGGGCGGATCGCGTCAAAATCGTCTGGTGGGACGGCACGGGCGTAGTGCTTTACAGCAAGAGGTTGGAGAAGGCGCATTTCTGCTGGCCGCGGATCGGCCCTCATCGGGTTCAACTCAATCATGCTCAGCTCCTCGCCCTGGTCGACGGCATGGATTGGAAGCGGGTGCACGCCGTGACTGTCAGGGCCCCTCAGTCGATCGGATAG
- a CDS encoding recombinase family protein — MTKSDLIPTVLLRRKAVVYVRQSTQSQVMTNLESQRRQYDLVDLARQHGFADIEVIDDDLGRSASGTVARPGFDRLVAWLCAGKVGAVLCLDASRLARNGRDWHHLLELCGLVEARVIDHDGVYNPCQPNDRLVLGMKGSISEFELGVLRTRMLEAAKSKARRGELRLSVPFGYIWHREAGLGLDPDLRLQEVIRLIFARFRELGSARQVLLSMTADQIHFPRPSDEGRMTSFTWLPIRYRNVIGVLKNPFYAGVYVYGKSEKRTSIVDGRARRSYGHGKPVGTWEVFIKDHHEGYVSWEEYERNQKQLALNNYGRADGVKSGRGGKALLSGVMTCGRCGRRLSVAYTGNPQSRPVYRCDKPNLMMGLPRCMTFGGPRVDAAVARELLRAVEPLAIEAAFEAERMHRERQDDQRQILDLELKQARYEAGLAERRYAACDPDNRLIAAQLERNWEIALRRVQDLEARQPAGTPSTIEVDQGAFANMAENLSAAWNTPDVTMRARQQLLRTLIADIIVDVDDTVRDVVLTIHWRGGQHSELRVRKPRTGEHGCATAEDALAVMRSMAGRWSDEHIAASLNRMGLPTGQGKTWTAHRVSSVRRVRGIHAYRSAEKDGEWLTMTEAAMALGVTNHAIRRLIKTGVLPAVQVVPGAPYQIRADDLASEPIKAAMARKGRPCRAADAGTLPMFTDT; from the coding sequence ATGACGAAGTCTGATCTGATCCCGACGGTGCTGCTGAGGCGCAAGGCCGTCGTCTATGTGCGCCAGTCGACGCAATCCCAGGTCATGACCAATCTGGAGAGCCAGCGGCGCCAATATGATCTCGTCGATCTTGCACGCCAGCACGGCTTCGCCGACATTGAGGTCATCGACGATGATCTGGGCCGATCGGCGAGCGGGACGGTGGCGCGCCCGGGCTTCGATCGCCTGGTTGCATGGTTGTGCGCGGGCAAGGTCGGCGCTGTGTTGTGCCTGGATGCATCGCGGCTCGCGCGCAATGGCCGTGACTGGCATCATCTGCTGGAGTTGTGCGGACTTGTCGAAGCCCGCGTCATCGACCATGACGGCGTGTACAACCCCTGCCAGCCCAACGATCGCCTGGTTTTGGGTATGAAAGGCAGCATCAGCGAGTTTGAGCTCGGCGTGCTCAGGACACGGATGCTCGAGGCCGCCAAGTCGAAAGCGCGTCGGGGCGAGCTGCGCTTGTCAGTACCGTTCGGTTACATCTGGCACCGCGAAGCAGGTCTGGGGCTCGACCCTGATCTGCGCTTGCAGGAGGTGATCCGGCTCATCTTCGCCCGCTTCCGCGAACTCGGCAGCGCGCGACAGGTGTTATTGTCGATGACGGCTGATCAGATCCACTTCCCACGGCCTTCGGATGAGGGCCGCATGACCAGCTTTACCTGGTTGCCGATCCGCTATCGCAACGTGATCGGCGTGCTCAAGAACCCCTTTTACGCGGGCGTGTACGTTTACGGGAAAAGCGAAAAGCGGACCTCTATTGTCGATGGGAGGGCCCGCCGGAGCTACGGCCACGGCAAGCCGGTCGGGACCTGGGAAGTGTTCATCAAGGATCATCACGAAGGGTACGTCAGCTGGGAGGAATACGAGCGAAACCAGAAGCAGTTGGCGCTCAACAACTATGGTCGCGCCGACGGGGTAAAATCCGGCCGTGGCGGCAAGGCACTGCTGTCAGGCGTTATGACGTGTGGACGGTGCGGGCGGCGACTGAGCGTGGCCTATACCGGTAATCCGCAAAGTCGACCTGTCTATCGCTGCGACAAGCCCAACCTGATGATGGGCTTGCCCCGGTGCATGACCTTCGGTGGCCCCAGGGTGGACGCGGCTGTTGCGCGTGAACTGTTGCGCGCGGTAGAACCCTTGGCGATTGAGGCCGCGTTCGAGGCGGAGCGAATGCACCGGGAACGACAAGATGATCAACGCCAGATCCTCGATCTGGAGCTTAAGCAGGCCCGCTACGAGGCCGGTCTTGCTGAGCGCCGCTATGCTGCCTGTGATCCCGACAATCGTTTGATCGCTGCGCAGTTGGAGAGAAACTGGGAAATTGCCTTACGCCGCGTGCAAGATCTGGAGGCGCGCCAGCCCGCCGGAACCCCATCGACCATTGAGGTTGATCAAGGCGCTTTCGCCAACATGGCGGAAAACCTGTCAGCGGCCTGGAACACTCCTGATGTGACGATGCGTGCCCGTCAGCAACTGCTCCGGACGTTGATCGCAGACATCATTGTCGATGTCGACGATACGGTTCGTGATGTCGTGCTCACGATCCATTGGCGGGGCGGCCAGCACTCAGAACTGCGTGTTCGCAAGCCGCGAACCGGCGAACACGGCTGCGCGACAGCGGAAGATGCGCTGGCAGTCATGCGCAGCATGGCCGGCCGCTGGTCTGACGAGCATATTGCCGCGTCGCTCAATCGGATGGGCTTGCCTACCGGCCAAGGTAAAACCTGGACGGCGCACCGCGTCTCTTCCGTTCGGCGCGTTCGCGGAATCCACGCCTATCGATCCGCGGAGAAAGACGGCGAATGGCTGACCATGACCGAGGCGGCAATGGCGTTAGGCGTTACAAACCACGCGATACGTCGCCTCATCAAAACGGGCGTGCTTCCGGCTGTTCAGGTTGTCCCCGGTGCACCGTATCAAATCCGAGCCGACGATCTGGCGTCAGAGCCGATCAAAGCTGCGATGGCCCGGAAGGGCCGCCCGTGTCGCGCTGCTGATGCGGGTACGCTTCCAATGTTTACAGACACTTGA
- the tnpB gene encoding IS66 family insertion sequence element accessory protein TnpB (TnpB, as the term is used for proteins encoded by IS66 family insertion elements, is considered an accessory protein, since TnpC, encoded by a neighboring gene, is a DDE family transposase.) produces MWRATYPHSGAVFAFRGRRRERIKLLMWDGQGFCLYYKVLEKGRFPWPSPADGTARLTSAQLAMLWEGIDWRRPAWTAPPARVV; encoded by the coding sequence ATGTGGCGCGCCACATATCCGCATTCCGGCGCGGTGTTCGCCTTTCGGGGGCGCAGAAGGGAGCGGATCAAACTGCTGATGTGGGACGGCCAGGGATTTTGCCTTTACTACAAGGTTCTCGAGAAAGGCCGTTTCCCATGGCCATCGCCGGCGGACGGGACCGCGCGGCTGACCTCGGCGCAGTTGGCGATGTTGTGGGAAGGCATCGATTGGCGCCGGCCGGCATGGACCGCGCCACCGGCGCGCGTCGTGTAG